In one Dermacentor albipictus isolate Rhodes 1998 colony chromosome 4, USDA_Dalb.pri_finalv2, whole genome shotgun sequence genomic region, the following are encoded:
- the LOC135901166 gene encoding uncharacterized protein, which yields MEVENMGDCTDTKEKVEIACILARILAAESEADAAKAVKDRIKRQLLLNGCTFYALALPTRVCNRSTWAFIRHEKWFEETVPHLGGHNFKQSFRVNPSTFRFLVESLRHVLEKQVTNMRDPITAEKRVAIGLYKLCSSAEDRTVANLFGVGRSSVNVIYREFCAAVVSVLESDWIRMITEEEMPRHIQEFEAVCDFPQAVGALDGCHFPISPPKKYATDYYNYKGWHSIILLALVDHKYRFRYCNVGAPGRCHDAHVFGVSRLSKIVNSPLFKAPVAAVGTTAVPPIILCDQAFPLTPNLMKPFGHRTVISEAERNFNCHLSGARRIVENAFGRLKARFRFIAKRMECSVGNARLAIRACCVLNNICEHFNDSVHPQWLSEVQQSNATFPQPSRRTEAEIRNASAIRTALVEYYKRRN from the exons ATGGAGGTCGAGAATATGGGGGACTGCACGGACACGAAGGAAAAAGTCGAAATAGCATGCATTTTGGCAAGgattcttgctgcagagagcgaAGCAGACGCCGCAAAGGCAGTCAAAGACCGTATTAAGCGGCAGTTGCTACTCAACGGGTGTACATTTTATGCCTTGGCGCTTCCCACGAGAGTCTGCAACCGATCGACGTGGGCTTTCATCCGCCACGAAAAGTGGTTCGAGGAGACTGTGCCTCACCTCGGTGGCCACAACTTCAAGCAGTCGTTTCGAGTGAACCCCTCAACGTTCCGGTTTCTCGTGGAAAGTCTGCGCCATGTGCTCGAAAAACAAGTTACCAACATGCGTGACCCGATCACTGCGGAAAAGCGTGTCGCCATTGGCCTCTACAAATTGTGCTCTTCTGCCGAAGATAGAACTGTGGCAAACCTCTTCGGCGTTGGGCGCTCATCCGTCAACGTCATTTACAGAGAGTTTTGCGCAGCTGTTGTCTCTGTGCTCGAAAGTGACTGGATCAGAATGATTACTGAAGAGGAAATGCCTAGGCACATCCAAGAGTTCGAAGCCGTGTGCGATTTCCCTCAagctgtcggtgcccttgatggctGCCATTTCCCTATTTCGCCTCCAAAGAAGTACGCCACCGACTACTACAACTACAAGGGTTG gCACAGTATTATCCTACTAGCATTGGTCGACCACAAGTATCGATTCAGATACTGCAATGTCGGTGCCCCAGGACGCTGCCACGACGCACATGTGTTTGGTGTTTCACGGCTGTCGAAGATTGTCAACAGTCCCCTTTTCAAAGCACCTGTTGCCGCAGTGGGTACCACAGCAGTCCCACCGATAATATTATGCGATCAAGCATTTCCACTAACCCCAAACCTCATGAAGCCATTTGGACACCGAACTGTCATCAGTGAAGCTGAAAGGAATTTCAACTGTCATTTATCTGGAGCAAGGAGGATAGTTGAAAACGCATTCGGAAGGCTAAAGGCCCGGTTCCGTTTCATTGCGAAAAGAATGGAGTGTTCTGTTGGCAATGCCCGTTTGGCTATACGAGCATGCTGCGTGCTCAATAACATTTGCGAGCACTTCAACGACAGTGTCCACCCACAGTGGTTAAGTGAGGTGCAGCAGTCCAATGCTACATTTCCACAGCCATCACGCAGAACAGAAGCTGAAATTAGAAATGCATCCGCCATCAGGACAGCACTTGTGGAATATTACAAGCGAAGGAACTGA
- the LOC135901167 gene encoding myb/SANT-like DNA-binding domain-containing protein 1: MATASGTDEQPPARQRKPRVQWSERDTWALIKLWEDNLPSLRAQKHNGGVYDGIAQALTSMGVPRTKAQVHSKIENLGQTYRSCLKHMTTGSSPPSWPFFSEVHRFLGSLPVHDTSLMEEARCSESTTSSTASVEELIFDMLDSGSASCEDVAEDCSSSESPVQQVESRNLASGSSECARRKRRQPAGDFQERMLEEQRRQREQFADAHKMEMDLRKEGLKLQEKLVDAMLKFFSKN; this comes from the exons ATGGCTACGGCGAGCGGTACCGACGAACAGCCTCCGGCACGCCAAAGAAAACCGCGGGTACAGTGGTCGGAGAGAGACACCTGGGCGTTAATCAAGTTATGGGAAGACAACCTGCCCTCGCTGCGTGCGCAGAAGCACAACGGAGGCGTTTACGATGGCATTGCACAAGCATTGACGAGCATGGGTGTACCTCGCACAAAGGCGCAAGTGCACAGCAAGATAGAGAACCTGGGACAGACCTACAG GAGCTGCCTGAAACACATGACAACAGGGTCATCACCGCCGAGCTGGCCATTCTTCTCCGAAGTCCATAGGTTTCTAGGATCCCTGCCTGTTCACGATACATCTTTAATGGAAGAGGCTAGGTGCAGCGAGAGCACAACAAGCAGCACTGCCTCCGTCGAAGAA CTGATCTTCGACATGCTTGATTCCGGCTCTGCTTCTTGTGAAGACGTCGCCGAAGATTGTTCATCTTCCGAGTCGCCAGTACAACAGGTTGAATCCAGGAACCTCGCAAGTGGCAGTTCCGAATGTGCCCGCAGGAAGAGAAGGCAACCGGCTGGCGACTTTCAAGAAAGGATGCTTGAGGAGCAGCGACGGCAGAGAGAGCAGTTTGCTGATGCGCACAAAATGGAAATGGATCTCCGTAAAGAGGGGCTCAAGTTGCAAGAGAAACTTGTAGATGCAATGTTGAAGTTTTTTAGTAAAAACTGA